The sequence ATCGTGTAGTGCACGGCGGGGTAGATGCGCATCGGCTGGGTGTAGGGGTCCTCGCCGGTGATGCGCTCGTACATCTCGAAGAGGTTGCCGTACTTCTTCTCCACCGCGTCGCGGCCCAGGCGGCGGATCGCGTCGGCGAAGTCGAGGTAGACGCCCAGACCGCCGGGGCCGACGCCGCGGCCCTCGTCGCAGACGTTCTTGGCGGCGCGGGAGGCGATGTCACGCGGGACCAGGTTGCCGAACGCGGGGTAGATGCGCTCCAGGTAGTAGTCGCGCTCGTCCTCGGGGATCTGCGAGACGGGCCGGTCGTCGCCCGCCTTGACCGGCACCCACACGCGGCCGTCGTTGCGCAGCGACTCCGACATCAGGGTCAGCTTGGACTGGTAGTCGCCGCTGACCGGGATGCAGGTCGGGTGGATCTGGGTGTAGCAGGGGTTGGCGAACATCGCGCCGCGCCGGTGCGCCCGCCAGATCGCCGTGGTGTTGCAGCCCTTGGCGTTGGTGGACAGGAAGAACACGTTGCCGTAGCCGCCACTGGCCAGCACGACCGCGTCGGCCAGGTGCCGCTCGATCTCGCCGGTGACCATGTCGCGGACGATGACGCCGCGCGCCCGGCCGTCGGAGATGATCAGGTCGAGCATCTCGTGGCGGGTGTGCATCTCCACGGTCCCGGCCGCGATCTGCCGCTCCAGCGCCTGGTAGGCGCCGAGCAGCAGCTGCTGCCCCGTCTGGCCCCGGGCGTAGAAGGTCCGGGAGACCTGCGCGCCGCCGAAGGATCGGGTGTCGAGCAGGCCGCCGTACTCGCGGGCGAACGGCACGCCCTGGGCCACGGCCTGGTCGATGATGTTCACGCTGACCTGGGCGAGCCGGTAGACGTTCGACTCGCGGGCGCGGAAGTCGCCGCCCTTGACCGTGTCGTAGAACAGCCGGTAGATCGAGTCGCCGTCACCGCGGTAGTTCTTGGCGGCGTTGATGCCGCCCTGGGCCGCGATGGAGTGCGCGCGCCGGGGCGAGTCCTGGTAGCAGAACGACTTGACGTTGTAGCCCAGCTCGCCGAGGGTCGCGGCGGCCGAGCCGCCCGCGAGGCCGGTGCCGATGACGATGACGTTGAGCTTGCGCTTGTTG comes from Streptosporangium roseum DSM 43021 and encodes:
- a CDS encoding fumarate reductase/succinate dehydrogenase flavoprotein subunit, whose product is MTTKYTEGAPIRDTKAPEGPIEDRWEKRKFSAKLVNPANKRKLNVIVIGTGLAGGSAAATLGELGYNVKSFCYQDSPRRAHSIAAQGGINAAKNYRGDGDSIYRLFYDTVKGGDFRARESNVYRLAQVSVNIIDQAVAQGVPFAREYGGLLDTRSFGGAQVSRTFYARGQTGQQLLLGAYQALERQIAAGTVEMHTRHEMLDLIISDGRARGVIVRDMVTGEIERHLADAVVLASGGYGNVFFLSTNAKGCNTTAIWRAHRRGAMFANPCYTQIHPTCIPVSGDYQSKLTLMSESLRNDGRVWVPVKAGDDRPVSQIPEDERDYYLERIYPAFGNLVPRDIASRAAKNVCDEGRGVGPGGLGVYLDFADAIRRLGRDAVEKKYGNLFEMYERITGEDPYTQPMRIYPAVHYTMGGLWVDYDLQSTIPGLFVIGEANFSDHGANRLGASALMQGLADGYFVLPTTIGDYLANGPYGEVDEEAVAEAEIAVREKINRLLSNNGDRTADSYHRELGKLMWDYCGMERTEESLRKALERIPELREEFWKNVKVSGEADELNQALERAGRVADFFDLAELMCIDALHRTESCGGHFRAESQDADGEALRDDDNFAYVAAWEYGEQGPVLHKEDLDYEYVKMSQRSYK